One region of Chlorobiota bacterium genomic DNA includes:
- a CDS encoding UDP-2,3-diacylglucosamine diphosphatase, which translates to MHFFFSDAHLGLGQPAASRQREQAVLRFLRMVGEQRAQTLFIVGDLFDYWFDYRTVIPRQFVRTLSAIAELVEAGTRVEYVIGNHDFGHRDFFQNELGVAVHTGDLATTIAGRRCYISHGDGKAFNDTGYLILKKILRARISNILFRAVHPDLGIGLAMWASQRSRDYTSQKNYGAKGLDAEQPGESDGLYAFAQKKITQEGFQLVVMGHSHVPRRVELEGGTYINLGAWLKDRYYLQLSDEGLIFQPFTLL; encoded by the coding sequence GCGAACAAGCTGTGCTCCGGTTCCTTCGGATGGTGGGTGAGCAGCGCGCCCAGACCCTGTTCATCGTTGGCGACCTGTTCGACTACTGGTTCGATTACCGCACCGTGATCCCACGCCAATTCGTCAGGACCCTATCGGCAATTGCGGAGTTGGTGGAGGCGGGAACCCGCGTGGAGTATGTGATTGGCAACCACGATTTCGGCCACCGCGATTTCTTCCAGAACGAGCTTGGCGTGGCGGTTCACACCGGCGACTTGGCCACCACGATTGCCGGGCGGCGATGCTACATCAGCCACGGCGACGGCAAAGCATTCAACGACACCGGCTATCTGATCCTGAAAAAAATCTTGCGTGCACGCATCTCCAACATCCTGTTCCGCGCCGTGCATCCCGACCTTGGAATCGGCCTGGCAATGTGGGCCTCGCAGCGAAGCCGCGATTACACCTCCCAAAAAAATTACGGAGCCAAAGGGCTTGATGCCGAACAACCTGGGGAGTCGGACGGGCTGTATGCATTTGCCCAGAAGAAGATCACCCAGGAAGGCTTCCAGCTTGTGGTGATGGGCCACAGCCACGTCCCACGGCGTGTGGAGTTGGAAGGGGGGACGTATATCAACCTTGGTGCATGGCTGAAGGACCGCTACTACCTGCAACTCAGCGATGAAGGATTGATCTTTCAGCCCTTCACACTACTGTGA
- a CDS encoding sugar ABC transporter permease, with translation MSRTYRLESRSITWGFLSPWLLTLGLFWLWPLLYSFYLSFTSYKTLSNQMTWIGLGNYSRLFGDEVFWKALVNTLIFVVGTIPFTTIFALLLAVLLNKNIAWKGFYRSGYFIPSVTSIVVLSLIFTNLYSHDGYINSLLKMVGLPWPKEGWLLNTGTALAAIMAMDVWIAIGYYTVLFLAALQTIPNDLYEAASLDGATQWDQFRTVTLPGLRPMLLFIIVINTIRSFQVFTEVYVMTKGGPLNATTTLVYQVYEHAFERADMMGYASAVAYVAFLLILAVSLVQFRLLGVNREVGS, from the coding sequence GTGTCCCGAACCTACCGTTTAGAAAGCCGCTCCATCACGTGGGGATTTCTTTCACCCTGGCTGCTGACGCTTGGGTTGTTTTGGCTTTGGCCGTTGCTCTATTCTTTCTATCTGAGCTTCACCAGCTACAAAACCCTTAGCAACCAGATGACGTGGATTGGCCTGGGCAACTACTCGCGGTTGTTCGGGGATGAAGTCTTCTGGAAGGCGTTGGTCAACACGCTGATTTTTGTTGTTGGCACCATTCCGTTCACCACCATTTTCGCGCTGTTGCTTGCGGTGCTGCTGAACAAGAACATTGCCTGGAAAGGGTTTTACCGCAGCGGCTATTTTATCCCGTCGGTCACCTCCATCGTTGTCCTTTCGCTGATCTTCACGAACCTGTACAGCCATGATGGCTACATCAACAGCCTGCTGAAGATGGTTGGATTGCCGTGGCCGAAGGAGGGGTGGCTGCTGAACACGGGAACGGCGCTGGCGGCAATCATGGCCATGGATGTTTGGATTGCGATTGGCTACTACACCGTGCTGTTTTTGGCCGCGCTGCAGACCATTCCCAACGACCTGTACGAAGCCGCTTCGCTGGACGGGGCAACGCAATGGGACCAGTTCCGCACGGTAACGCTGCCCGGGTTGCGGCCCATGCTGCTGTTCATCATCGTTATCAACACCATCCGCTCCTTCCAAGTGTTCACCGAGGTGTATGTGATGACCAAAGGGGGGCCGCTGAACGCCACCACAACGCTGGTCTATCAGGTGTACGAGCACGCGTTCGAGCGGGCAGATATGATGGGGTATGCGTCGGCGGTGGCGTACGTTGCGTTCCTTCTGATCCTTGCGGTCTCGCTGGTGCAGTTCCGATTGTTGGGGGTGAATCGGGAGGTAGGGTCATAG